The following proteins are co-located in the Xiphophorus hellerii strain 12219 chromosome 2, Xiphophorus_hellerii-4.1, whole genome shotgun sequence genome:
- the ascl1b gene encoding LOW QUALITY PROTEIN: achaete-scute homolog 1b (The sequence of the model RefSeq protein was modified relative to this genomic sequence to represent the inferred CDS: deleted 1 base in 1 codon) has translation METATITTTQTAFTFGRATISLHAPAQDAAGPAAHPNASATVAFQSKTKVLKRQRSSSPELLRCKRRLSFNGLGYSIPQQQPVAVARRNERERNRVKQVNMGFQTLRQHVPNGAANKKMSKVETLRSAVEYIRALQQLLDEHDAVSAAFQCGLPSPTLSNSYSADPESPHSTYSSDEGGYEPLSSEEQELLDFTTWFDRY, from the exons ATGGAAACTGCGACCATCACCACTACGCAGACAGCATTCACCTTCGGACGCGCCACCATCAGTCTGCACGCACCGGCCCAGGACGCAGCGGGC CCCGCAGCGCACCCGAACGCCAGCGCGACAGTCGCCTTCCAGAGCAAAACCAAGGTGCTGAAGAGACAGCGCTCCAGCTCCCCGGAGCTTCTGCGCTGCAAGCGGCGCCTGAGCTTCAACGGCCTCGGCTACTCCATTCCACAACAGCAACCCGTGGCCGTGGCCCGGCGGAACGAGAGGGAGCGGAACCGGGTCAAGCAGGTCAACATGGGCTTCCAGACGCTGCGTCAGCACGTGCCGAACGGCGCCGCTAACAAGAAGATGAGCAAAGTAGAGACGCTCAGGTCCGCGGTGGAGTACATCAGggctctgcagcagctcctcgACGAGCACGACGCAGTCTCAGCCGCGTTCCAGTGCGGGCTGCCGTCCCCGACGCTCTCCAACAGCTACTCCGCCGACCCGGAGTCGCCTCACTCCACCTACTCGTCAGACGAAGGCGGCTACGAGCCTCTGAGCTCAGAGGAGCAGGAACTGTTGGACTTTACAACCTGGTTTGACAGATACTGA